The Bacteroidetes Order II. bacterium DNA segment CGCATTGATCCGACGGATTGTGGTCCCTACCGACTTGTCTAAGCATGCAAAGATGGCCTTTAAGGTTTCTCTGCATTTGGCCGCTCGGCATGGAGCAGCTATCCACCTACTCCATGTGGTGAATGAGGAGGGGCTTCCACCTTTCTATGACCCATATTGGAATTATAACAAAAGCAAAGAAGCCCTACGTTCTAAGGTATATCGCCTCCTCACCAAGTTTATGGAAGAAACCGAAGGGCCGTCTGTTCAGGTAAATCGGGCCATTCGGTTTGGTCAACCCGAAAAAGAGATTATAGCTTTTGCTTCTGGTATTAATGCAGACCTGATCGTCATTCCAACGCATGGACTAACAGGTCTGGCACATTTTCTAATGGGAAGTATTACAGAAAAAGTTTTACGGAATGCCACCATTCCTGTTCTTACCCTTAAATCCTTTGGTAAACACATTAGCCCACTGCTTGCCGAAACCCCCTTGCCAGAGGAGTCATCCCCTGCATAAGTCATTATTAAGCAGAAGCGGTTTTTTTTATCACCCAAATTTAACGACTGCCATGCTGTACGCCCGCAAATTACTGCTACCCATTGAGTTTTCTGAAATGTCTTACGTGGCTGCCTCATGGAGTCTTGGTGTAGCCCGTAAATTGGGCATTCAAGAGGTACATCTTGTTCATGTTGTTCAGATGAACCCTGCCCCATCGGTTGCATCCGTTTCCCAAAGAACCCATTCGGGGCACGAAATCCGAGATAACATTCCACCCGCCTTTATGGCCCCTTGGGAAAGTCTGACCCAACAAGTCATTCAAGAAGGCTTTCGGCTGAGGATTGAAGTCTTGGAAGCCACCGATATTACCCAAGCCCTTGTAACGTATTCCGAAAGCCACCTAATTGATCTGATTGCACTGAATACCCATGTCCGGACGGGCTTTGCAATGGAAATTTTGGGAAGTGTTGCAAAAAGCCTTATTCGATATGCGCCTTGCCCAGTTCTGACCCTAAGGGTAAGCAATCAACAGTTATACAATACCCAGTCTGTTCAGCAAATTTTGGTTCCGATTGATTTTTCGGACCGATCCAAACAGGCCGTACGGATTGCAAGAGCCATTGCCGAGAGAATAGGCGGCGAAATTACGGCATTCCACGTTGAACCAATGAATGGTCCACCGACACACCACTCTCAGTGGGAGCGGCAATATGATGCCACCCACCCCCATGTTACCCAAACGCCTAAATTGGTTGAATTCCTCCATACGGCATCTGGCCCAAGGGTAACCTGTCATACCGCACCGCTCTTTGGGGACTTGGTTCCGGCAACCCTGCAATACCTCGCCCGTTATCAGCATGACCTGATCGTCATTGGCACACATGAGCACCGTCAAGAGGGGCTGGGATTCACCCAGAGTATGACAGAAAAGCTTATCCAATTTGCCCCATGCCCTGTTATTAGCTTCCGGCCTTCCTCCCGTTCCTTGATTGAGTTTCATCGCACCGATGAGCGGCTTGCATTGAACTAAGCCGTTCATCATTTCTCCTACACTTTTCTAAGGTTTTTAAAAACAGATAGATAAGTGGTGGAATTGGTCATAAAAAAGCTTCTGTCATCCATTGGCGCATTTGTATATTTATGGCCTTGGGCTGAGTAAACTGTTTTCGTGTATAGGTTTTACACGACGGAAAAACTTCGGTAACGTAGAAAGTTAGGCTATGAAAATGACTTGCCTATTGATGATTATTTTTTGAACATACAAACCATTTTGGATACATCAGCAATTCATTTGCATTTATCTTTCTTTATGGACCTAAACTATATAATAATTCTCTTATTCGTTTTTGCAGATGATTTTAGCTCTTAATTATCTTTAAATCTATTTTATAATCAATAATAAATTAATTAGTACCATCTTACATCCCAAAAGCGCAAATAAAATTATTAACATGACAGCACCACCTACTCAGAGAAAAATAAAAATAGAAATTTTGTATTATTTTTTATGACTTTTAAATCATTATAATATCTGATATTTTCTTAAATGGCAAAATGTATCTTAATCGGTCATAGTTCCAAGCAAGAAGATATAACCATTAGAGCCGAAGTCACCATTGAGTCTTCAAAAATAACCGAATATGAGAGCATCCAAATATTAAAAAATAATCAAAAAAAACACAGTAAAACACCTAAATTTAGCGTTCTTCTTATTAGCAATAAAACAACCAAAATTGCTTGTGCATCGCCAATAAATACAGAACGATAGATAGTATATATATTACCGATCTTGGAGAGCGACGACCATTATCTTCATCGTTAACCCATTTAAAACCAATCCAAGAGATAGTATTGGGATCTTTATAATTTATTTAGCACTCCCCAATCGGTAAACATATTCCTCTTCAAAAGTAGGAATACTACAAAAACGGAGAGTGTCAAAATCACAACAAATGCAACCATTTTATCAAGTCTATAATATTTTGATCAATAAGTGGTTATTACCCGTTGCAGAACGGATAATAACCACTTCAGAGACTACTCCAATTTTAAATGCTTACTTATGAGCTGCGCCTAATAATCCGCATAGAAAGTGTCATACAGTAACTGCTCCATTTAATTACTACTCATCAGATTGATTTGTTACATTAAACATCCAACGAATTCCAAATTTGTCAAGACAAACACCCCAATACCCCCAAAATGTATCATGGGGCGTAACACATTGCTTGGCGTCCCCACCTTCTGAAAGTTCTGCATACAGGCGGTCGGCCTCGGCTTTGGTATCGGTATTTAAACTGATCGTCGTATTATTTCCCACCGTTAGGCTATGACCCATGCTTTCAAGCATATCTGTTCCCATAATTTCCGTTCCTCCCAGAATCGGCAATGCAACATGCATCACTTTCTTCTTGTCTGCGTCGGAAAGTGGGGGCATGCCTGGCTGTTGAGGCATATCACCTATACGCATAAAGGGAGCAGAGAATTCTGTTTTGAAAACATGCTTGTAAAAGATAAATGCTTCTTCGGTATTACCCATAAAGTTGAGATAGATGGATACGTTTGCCATATTGATTACTATTTCAGGGGTTAATGATTTTTCGTGAAGGTTCAATAGAAAATTTATTTCACATTCATCTTTTTTTGTTTTTTTGGATCAAAATCTACCATCCACTCAATTCCTTATTTATCTCTAAACATACCAAAATAGGAACCCCATGGGCTATCAGAAATAGACATTTCAACTTGCCTACCTGTCGAAAGACCACTAAATAACTTACCAGCTTCTTCTTTGCTTTCTGCACTAATCACCATTTTACTCCTGTTCTCATTTTCGTTTGTTCTTCCCAACATCTCCGGGACATCATTCGCCATTAGAATGCTGTCACCTATCGGTAAAGCAATGTGCATTATTTTATTTTCTTCATGTACTGATACGGCAAAATCTGAGCTTGCAAAGTCTTTGAAACGCATTATTATTGCAAATTCACCTCCAAACATTGATTTATAAAAATTGAATGCTTCTTCAGCATTACCATTAAAATTTATGTGGGTATTGATAGTTGCCATGATTTTTAGTATTTAGTCATTAATTAATTATTTAAATGACACACTCAGTCATTTAAGGTATTTTTAGCTTTGAAGATTTTAGTAAAATAAAGGTTTTCTGCAAACAATCTTATAAAATTATTAAATGGAATATAAGGCTGGTTTCAAGTAGATACAACAACTTGTTTAGTTTGTAAATAAAATTTTGTACGTGATTTAGTTTTAAACACCTATATCGAGTAACTATAATGATTTAGCACATTAACTATTTATTGATTTTGAACACAATCGTTTGTCAAACTCTATACCCGATAAACCATAAAAACAGTTATCTGCTTCTCGGAGTAGGTTCACCAAAACCGGAATAAACCGTTCTTTTGTATCAAACCATGAAAATCATTTCACCGAACCCGCACTTCGCCTCTCCCTACCTCTTGGTCACTATTAGCGGGAAAAATTAAGTAACCTAATCGTCTGTCTAAACCACCATGCGCTTCTGGTCTATGTGCAAAAACATCTACCAACTAAAATTCACATTTTGTAAGCCCTTCCGGATTGCCTCCTCCGTTTGACACTGCTTTCCGTCTCACCGTACTTTGTCTATATCATCTGAAAACGTTTACAAAAATTTTCTCCCAGCCTGTAGGGTGTAAACGCTTCAACACAAACTCCTGCAAGATATGAAAAATCCTCCTCGTCAGTCTTTCTGGCAAATTTGGAACATGAGCTTTGGCTTTTTGGGTATCCAATATGGCTTTGGGCTTCAACAAGCGAACATGAGTCCGATCTACCGATATTTGGGTGCAGATGAAGCCGCTATTCCGGCCCTTTGGCTTGCTGGACCTGTCACCGGATTGCTTATTCAACCATTGATAGGCGCGATGAGTGACCGAACGTGGTCGAATCGTTGGGGACGGAGGAAGCCTTACTTTTTAATAGGCGCCGTTATTACCAGTATCGCCCTGATCTTAATGCCAAACTCCTCTTCCCTGTGGATGGCAGCGAGTTTAATGTGGATTTTGGATGCGGGTCTGAACATTGGTATGGAACCGTTCCGCGCATTTATCGGAGATCGTCTGAATTCTGAACAACGCACCCTCGGTTTCTCGATGCAAAGTTTCTTTGTTGGGTTTGGACAAACCTTGGCTAATCTGATGCCAGCACTTCTTGGGATTTTCGGATTGGTTATGGTAGCCGATGCAGGTGCCAATCATATTCCGGATATGGTTAAATATTCGTTTTACATTGGCGCATTTGCCATTTTGGCCTCTGTACTCTGGACGGTCTATACCACCAAAGAATATCCACCAGAAGATTTGGAGGCGTTTCGGCGGGAAAATGCCGAAAAAGGCATTCTCCATGTTTTTACCGAAATATGGGATGCTTTGCGGGAAATGCCTACCACCATGAAGCAACTTTGGTGGGTAAAGTTCTTCACTTGGTTTGGCCTGCCGCTCATGTGGCAATACCTGAGCCTCGCCATTGCCCGACATGCTTTTAATGCTCCAGAAGCCAACATGCCCGGATTTGAAGCAGGGAATGCATGGGGGGGTATTACGTTTGCCGCCTTCAATGTCTCTTGTTTTATGATCTCTTTTTTCTTGCCAGCCATTGCAAAAAAAATCACCCGGCGGGGGACACATGCCCTTTTTCTTACCATAGGAGGGGTTGGGTTTTTCTCTATGCTACTTGGGAATGACAAATACGTCTTCCTTTATGGTATGATTTTGGTTGGCTTGGCGTGGGGATCTATCTTATCTATGCCTTATGTATTGCTCTCGGACAGTGTTTCCCCAAAACGTATGGGGGTCTATATGGGTATCTTCAACGGTTTTATTGTGGTGCCCCAAATCATCAACATGATTACAATTCCCTTTTTGTACAAAACGTTGCTTGGCTCCGATCCACGAAATGCCTTAGTCTTCGCGGGCGTTTGTCTGATTTTGGCGGGTGTTTCCAGTTTCTTTGTTACTGAAAATCAACCGCAGAAAAGCGAATAACAGAAAGGTACATGAACAATCACATGACCATCGTTGGTTTGGGGGAAGTGCTTTGGGATGTATTTCCGGATGAACGTCGTCCCGGAGGTGCGCCCGCAAACGTTGCATTCCACGCTCAGCAACTAGGGAATCGCGGCATCATTGCCAGTCGGGTAGGGAACGACGAAGAAGGAACGGCCTTAACCAAATGGCTTGCCGGAAAAGGGCTAAATACCCATTATATCCAAACGGATACGACATATCCTACTGGAACCGTCCCCATTCATTTTATAAAAGAAGAACCCCACTATACCATTACGCCCAATGTGGCATGGGATTATCTGGCATTTACTGCCGAATGGCAAGCCTTGGCCCAAAACACCGATGCCGTTTGCTTTGCGACTTTAGCCCAACGAACACCTACCTCGGCCGATACGATTCGGCGTTTCCTCTCCGAGATGCCTACCAAAAGCCTGCGTGTGATGGATGTCAATATGCGGCTTCCGTTTTTTGGGAAAGAAGTATTGGAAATTTCTTTCCCACTGGCCGATGTGGTCAAGTTAAATATAGATGAGAAAGAAGCCATTTGTCGTTTATTCGACCTTGAAGACCCGTATGCGTGGTTGTTCCGAGAATTTGATATTCAATGGATTTGCCAGACACATGGAAAAGATGGCGCAGAATTAATCTCGCCGCAAGCGCGGTGGCGGGTTCACGGTGAAGCGGTGGATGCCTCGCAAGGGGATGCTGTTGGGGTTGGTGATGCCTTTTTGGCAGCCCTAACCACCGCCCTGCTTCGGAAGGACATCCCGGAAACCGCCCTTCATTTCGCCAACCGATATGCTGCCAAGGTCGTCACCTTCAAAGGTGCAATGCCTGTTTTTGACCCTTAATTCAACCATTAAGACCGTTTAACTCCCCCAAGTGCTCCGATATGCCCCCAACAGATGTAGCCGAACCAGTAAGTTTTCTACCGGATCTGCAAGCACGTATTCAAGCGTATTATCCCGATTTTTTTGCTTCCTACCGAACCCTGTACCCCACAGCGGGTCAAGAACGCATTGATGCCCTTTTGAAACAGGTTCAAGAAGCCTACGAACAACGCCCCAATGCACTTCGCGAGCGGGATCAACTACGGGTTCAGCACCCAAACTGGTTTACCGAAAATGGCTTGATTGGGATGATGTTGTATGTAGATCTCTTTTCCGGAGACCTTCAGGGCCTCGCAGAACGGTTAGATTATCTTGAAGAGTTGGGCATCACCTATCTTCATCTAATGCCCCTCCTCAAATCCAGAGAAGGCGCAAATGATGGCGGTTATGCTGTTGCCGACTACAAACAGGTTGATCCGCGTTTGGGAAGTATGAAAGACCTACGCCAACTTGCTGATAAACTCAGGGACCGAGGCATGGTCTTAGTCATAGATTTTGTCATGAACCATACGGCAAAAGAACATGAATGGGCGCAACGAGCGATGGCAGGTGAAGCCTATTATCAAAATTTCTATCGTATGTTCCCGGACCGTAGGCAACCGGATGCTTACGAAAAAACACTCCCCGAAGTCTTTCCCGATTTTGCACCTGGTAACTTTACCTGGGAAGAACAACCTCAAAAATGGGTTTGGACTACCTTCAATACGTATCAGTGGGATCTCAACTACGAAAACCCCGATGTTTTTGAAGCCATGTTGGGCGAAATCTTTTTTCTGGCTAACCAAGGAGTGGACGTATTGCGCTTGGATGCGGTGCCTTTTCTTTGGAAAAAAATGGGAACCAATTCACAAAATCAACCCGAGGTGGTTCACCTTCTGGCTGCTTTTAAGGCCCTTGTCCGTATGGCCGCCCCCGGCGTACTCTTCAAGTCGGAAGCCATTGTTGCACCAGAAGAGATCATCAAGTATTTAGGAAGTGGTGGGTTTGAAGGAAAGGCCTGCGAAATGGGGTACAATGCCACATTGATGAACCATTTATGGCACGCATTGGCATGTGAAAATACCCAACTATTGTACACAACCCTATCTGGCCTCCCGCATTTGCCAGAAACTGCAACTTGGTTGAATTATATTCGCTGCCACGACGACATCGGTTGGGGGATTTCTGACGAGAATGCCGCAGCAGTCCACCAAAACGGACGCAATACTAGAAATTTTTGCACCGATTTTTATGCAGGAATTCTACCTCATAGCTATGCAGAGGGTTACGCCTTTCAACGTGACCGACATACAGGAGAAGCACGTATTTCAGGAACGGCTGCCGCACTTTCGGGTCTCCAAAAAGCACAAATTGAAGCAGACGCTGATAAAATAAACGCTGCAATTCACCGAATTAGACTACTAAACGGCGTAATCTTTTTCATGAAGGGAATTCCTTTGCTCTACTCCGGAGACGAAATAGGGCAATTAAATGATTTTACGTATCTCACCGACCCACTCAAAGCTTCCGATAACCGTTGGATTCACCGCCCGCCCATGAACTGGACCAAAGCAGGGCTAAGAAAACGACAAGGAACGGTCGAGTCGCGTCTTTTTCACCTCCATCGCTCGATAATCGAAGCACGTAAGTCGCTCGCCATCATCAATGGTCATACACCGGAGAGCTTAGTTTTTGCCCAAAATGACGCCCTTTTTCTATGTGAACGCCATGATCACAAGAACAGCCCTTGTCTCTTGGTTGCCAATTTTAGCCAAAGTACCCAAATACTGCCTCTCAATCGGCTTTCGGAAATTTGGCGTGACGGCACCTGTACCGATGTGCTTACCAGAACAGCTTTTCATTTTGGGGCTGGGCACCTCGTTATTGGCCCGTATGATGTGTATTGGTTGCAACCGGAATCCAACTTCGAGGCAGTGGATTATGTTAAAATGCCCATATCGGTCCACGTTGAGACCACTCATGGTGAAGAAGTGATGATCGCAGGCTCTAACGGCGCTTTAGGAAATTGGGAACTTACCCATGCCAAACGGTGCAGTGCCCAAAATTATCCTTGGTGGCATACCGAAATCAGTGTGCCTGTGGGAGAAGCCTTTTGTTTTCGGTGGGTTAGGGTGAAAGACAACCAAATCATACAATGGGGGCCGGAATTATTTCATCGGTTGGCTGGATTTGTTGCCTAATTAACTTGGGTTCCTGCACGGTTTCCCCTATTTTTGGCAAACCATTGTTTTGAACAAAAACACCCATTTGTGAACCCCGAATCTTCTGCATCCAATGAATTAATTTGGGACCGCCGGGCGCGTTTTGCGCTCTGGCTGATGGAACACACCAAGGAACCTGTCTTTATCACCGGGCGTGCTGGAACGGGTAAATCTACGCTACTTCAATATTTCCGCAAATCCACTGCCAAACGAATTGCCATTTTGGCCCCAACAGGTCTTGCAGCAATTAATGTGAACGGGCAAACCATCCATTCGTTTTTTCGTTTTCCGTCCCGAATGATTACGGATGATGCCATCAAGCGCATTTGGGGAAATCAGGTTATCCGAAAAATTGACACTTTGGTCATTGATGAAGTCTCGATGGTTCGTGCCGATCTGATGGACGGTATTCACAAAGCCCTTCAGGTAAACCGAAAAAATGATTTGCTCTTTGGAGGCGTGCAAGTGGTGTTCTTCGGTGATTTATTCCAATTGCCACCCGTTGTAAGTCGTGCAGAAGAATCTTTGATGCAGGCCCACTACAGTTCGCCATATTTCTTTAGCGCAAAAGTTTTTCAAGAGGTAAAACCGATTCAAATTGAACTCACGACAGTTCACCGCCAAAAAGAAGCATCGTTTCTGGAGCTTTTAAATCAGGTTAGAGAAGACCGATTAAGCGAATCGGGGCTTGGACGGCTAAACGAGCGGGCAATCAATACAAAACCGCCGGATGATTATTTGGTCCTCACCACTGTAAATGAAAAAGCAAGACGAATTAATGAGGAACGATTAAAATCCCTTGGTGGCCCCCCTTTTACTTATGTTGCCCATACCGACGGAGACTTTAACCAACGTGACTTCCCAACCGAATCTGAACTAACCTTAAAAGTGGGGGCTAGGGTTATGTTTTTGCGAAATGATCCAGACGGATTGTTTGTCAATGGAACACTTGGAACCGTGGAATATCTACACGGGGAAATTATCCGCATCGAGACCGACGCCGGCGACCAAGTGGAAGTAAGCCCGGAGAAGTGGGAAAATATGCGGTATTACTTCGATGCAGAAGAGAATAAAATCATGTCCGAGACCGTCGGTACATTTACACAATATCCCCTAAAATTGGCTTATGCCATTACGATTCACAAAAGCCAAGGACAAACATTTGACAAAGTGGCGATAGATTTAGACCGTGGCGCCTTTACCCACGGCCAAACCTACGTGGCGTTAAGCCGCTGCCGTACTTTTGAAGGCATTCTGCTGACAAGGCCCATCCGCCCGTTGGATGTCTTGTTTGATCCAATTGTATATGAAGCCATTCATGCTTTTCAGCCCGGTAATCGGATTTATCAGGACTACCTTGAGCGGTTCAAAGAAGCCAAAAATCAACTCATTCAGGGCAATTCGGCCTATTTGGTCTCCAATCGCCTCCGGCTACCCCTGGCTACCGTCCAAAAAATGGCGTTAGAACTACCCACGTCCACATAAAAAAAGCCCCCAACCCTTATGTGGAGGCCTACTTTAGGGCACAGGTTTTTATTTTACAAAAGCATGTGCAATTTCTGTCACAATCTTATCGTAGGGTGTGCGTTGATTTGCAGGATAAACGATTTCAAAACTTTTGATGTAGTCATATGTCATTCCTGGGACTGTGTTGGCTTTTACCAAAATCGTTTTCCGGTAAAAAATCCGACCATCATCCTGATAACCGGAGACTACGATAAAAGTCGGTTTTACCCGTTTTAAGGTCACCCTGCGGCCTTCGGATGCCATAAAAAGTTGTTCCTGTAACACCGTATCTGTACGAATGACCACACTTCCCCAAGTCGTGTATTCGGCCAAACCATCTGCCGAGCGATAAGATTGTCCATCTCCATTCGTCGGAGGAGGGTCAGCAATCATGGCAGCAGGATATTTGATGCTGTAGTTAAACCGGGCGTTGGCATACAATTTTGTTTGTTGGGCCATACTAACAGAGGCCCCAAAAACAGAAAACACCAACAGTAAAAAAATTCTTCTTGTCAACATGGCGCTACTTATTTTTAGGTTGAGGTGAAGGTAAAAGGTTAAACAATATAACATGCAATCAGTGTGCCCGAAATAAGAAAAAACAAACTTATTTTGACAAATCAGCAAGACTTGATCATTCTGGAAGCATTTTCAACTTGATAAATTCTGTTTTTTCAAATACTTGTACGCATTCGGCTAAATTCTTCGCTTTCACTAATAAATAATCGGTATTATACGTTGAAAAAGCCATAATACTGATTCTTGCTTTCGCCAAAGGAGACAAAACCGCCGACAAAATTCCCGTTTCATTAAATGCAAATGGTCCCACAAATTCAAAAAGCCGCCAACCATGTTCTAGTAAACCGCCAACAGGGACTGCTTCTTCGGTGCAAATCAAAGACCATTCATCTGGGGTTGCGGTGAGGGAAATCACGCCTTTATTAGACCAAAGGGCGTTATCGGGCCGCCAACTTGGAGGAAACTGGGCTACTACATAATGACCAATAAGTAGCCGAAGCATAATTGGGGTACGGACTTCCATTAATCTCTCAAATTCGATTAATTATCTTTCAGATTGACCAGATCAAATTCATCACCGGAGTTGATAGGATCCGCCAGAATGAGGGTTCGTACTTCTCCAGCAGCAAGTGTAACGGTTTTGCTCGTAAAATTACGGTTTGGGTTCATAATGACAATTTGGTAATTTCCGGGGTCGAAAGCACGATAAGCCACCACCGATTTATACCCAACACTACCAGACCACTGCTGGACACTCTCGAAATCAACGCCAACGGGGGCTAAAAACAAGCTATATTGTAAGGTAGTGGATTTTGCACCCAATACAAACCGAACCAACGCTTTTCCACTGGCAGGCGTTTGCGGGGTTTCGGTAATGGAAAGAAACTCTGTCTGCGCGGTGTTCCCTAACAGCAGCCAAAACAATGTTTCGTCTTTCACAAAGGTTTGTTGTTTTTCCAGAAGGGGCGTAGTACCACCTTGACGGTACATCCCAACTGTCTGGCGGCTTCCGGCCTTTATTTGAAAAAAAGGTGTTCTGGCCTGATAGTTCAGATTAGAGGCAATATCTGTCGTCGCTGCTTTGACGGCCATGAGCGGTACATCCGAGAGGCCATTATAAACACGAAGATTTGCATATTCTGTTTGCCCTGGGTCATTGCCATCACAGCCCATAATTAGGGTCAAAGAAACAAATGCAAGCAATAAGAATAGTGTACGCATGGTAAATTAAGGTGTGTTATGAATGAACAGCAATTTTTGCCGTAAAGTAAATATACAGCGTTCCCGATCCCAAGCCCATATAATTAACCTATGTTGTATTTTTTGCCTATTCAACGGATTTTACGCCTTGTTATATCGTTGATTGTCCGAACTGCATGGCTTTCGTTGCGCTTAAAATGGCATCCAACAAGTGATCGCCGAAGAATCGCATATGAAGAAATCTCTCACACAGCACGTCGTTTATGTAATATTCTGAATATCGAAGTGCGGCTACAAAACCAACCGCCAGAGGTGGATCGTGGGCTGGTAGTAAGTAATCACTTGGGTTACATAGACATGTTGGTTTTGGCATCGGTTTGGCCTGTCTGCTTTGTGGCCCGACACACGTTGGAAAAGGAATTTCTTTTTGGTTGGATTGCCTCTACGTTCCAAACCATTTTTGTTAACCGTGAACGTAAATCCGCCACCGAAAACTTTGTGCGCGAGGTTCAAGGGAGGCTGAATGAAGGGTACCGTGTCTTGGTATTTCCTGAAGGCCGGGCCACCTTCGGAGATACCGTGTATCCCTTTAAAACGGGTGCCTTCGAAGCCGTTGCACAAACAACTTTGCCGATTATTCCGATTTATATGGGTTTACACGAAATTGATGGCGTGAAACCATTTGGCCAAATCCGGTGGAAAATTTGTTGGCATGCACCAATGCCCATTTTCAGGCATATTTGGCGTTTGCTGTCTATCCAGAAAACAGTCTTCGAAGTCACTTTTGCAGACTCTTTTCCTGCAAATAACCATACCCGTAAAACCGCTTCGGTAGCGGCCCATCAGCAAATCTTAACACGTTTTGAAGCACACCATCATGCCTTAGAAGCTCCAGAGTGGGCCATCAACCACGCAGGCACACCTCCTGTTAAACTAACTGATCTGCCGTAAATTGTGTCGGATCAAAAATGGGTTTTGGATAACGGGGTTTCATTTTCTCCAATACATCACGCAAGATTTGACTGACCACAAATGTACGGAACCACTTATTTTCGGCAGGGACCACATACCAAGGGGCTTGCTCAGTAGAGCACTTGAGCAGTGCGGCTTCGTAGGCGCTCATATATTGATCCCAAAGTTTACGCTCTTCTATGTCTGCGGGATTAAATTTCCAATGTTTTTTAGGGTCTTCCAAACGCTCCCGAAATTGCGCCAACTGGTATTCGGGGGATATATGCAACATGATTTTTACGACTTTTGTACCATGTGCATGTAGCATTTGTTCAAAATGATTGATATACTCGTACCGCTTTTTGAGTAATTTTTCCGACGCCCAGCCATGAACGCGGACAATAAGTACATCCTCATAATGTGAACGGTTAAAAATCACAATATGACCCTTTGGTGGTGTCTTTTGGTGAACACGCCACAAAAAGTCGTGTGCTTTTTCTTCGTCGCTGGGGGCCTTAAAACTATGTACCAGTACCCCTTGTGGATTTAAGCCAGCCGTAATGGCTTTGATGGTACTGTCTTTCCCTGCTGCGTCCATTGCTTGCATGACCAACAATACAGACTGTTTGTCTTCGGCATAGAGGCGGGTTTGGAGTTCATCTATGGCAGTTATATTTTGCTTTAGCCGTTCCAACGCTTTTTCTTTTTCAAAGCCAAGCGCCTCGGCGGAATTTCTTTTTTTTAAGGACAGTTTTTTGCCCGGTTCCACCCGGAAAGGATCGTAAAAAGCCATTGCTATTGTAGTTTTATTGGAAATTATTGTATTTTGTCTATCTTCTTTTCAAGCTACAAAAAATAAATTCATGATGCA contains these protein-coding regions:
- a CDS encoding universal stress protein, whose translation is MLTKAKLLIPIDRTDASYDLVPFARAFALEYGIREIHLVHVLPLNPPVGSLEPLLQATLPVSDLPVLQEESKTYLDQFAQKVLAGGFEVHQAVLYDWDVANALIRYTEDQQIDLVVMGTHGRKGLNRLLMGSVAEKVVREAPCPVLTVRPDANLVKPALIRRIVVPTDLSKHAKMAFKVSLHLAARHGAAIHLLHVVNEEGLPPFYDPYWNYNKSKEALRSKVYRLLTKFMEETEGPSVQVNRAIRFGQPEKEIIAFASGINADLIVIPTHGLTGLAHFLMGSITEKVLRNATIPVLTLKSFGKHISPLLAETPLPEESSPA
- a CDS encoding universal stress protein, which encodes MLYARKLLLPIEFSEMSYVAASWSLGVARKLGIQEVHLVHVVQMNPAPSVASVSQRTHSGHEIRDNIPPAFMAPWESLTQQVIQEGFRLRIEVLEATDITQALVTYSESHLIDLIALNTHVRTGFAMEILGSVAKSLIRYAPCPVLTLRVSNQQLYNTQSVQQILVPIDFSDRSKQAVRIARAIAERIGGEITAFHVEPMNGPPTHHSQWERQYDATHPHVTQTPKLVEFLHTASGPRVTCHTAPLFGDLVPATLQYLARYQHDLIVIGTHEHRQEGLGFTQSMTEKLIQFAPCPVISFRPSSRSLIEFHRTDERLALN
- a CDS encoding VOC family protein, with translation MANVSIYLNFMGNTEEAFIFYKHVFKTEFSAPFMRIGDMPQQPGMPPLSDADKKKVMHVALPILGGTEIMGTDMLESMGHSLTVGNNTTISLNTDTKAEADRLYAELSEGGDAKQCVTPHDTFWGYWGVCLDKFGIRWMFNVTNQSDE
- a CDS encoding VOC family protein, which codes for MATINTHINFNGNAEEAFNFYKSMFGGEFAIIMRFKDFASSDFAVSVHEENKIMHIALPIGDSILMANDVPEMLGRTNENENRSKMVISAESKEEAGKLFSGLSTGRQVEMSISDSPWGSYFGMFRDK
- a CDS encoding MFS transporter; protein product: MKNPPRQSFWQIWNMSFGFLGIQYGFGLQQANMSPIYRYLGADEAAIPALWLAGPVTGLLIQPLIGAMSDRTWSNRWGRRKPYFLIGAVITSIALILMPNSSSLWMAASLMWILDAGLNIGMEPFRAFIGDRLNSEQRTLGFSMQSFFVGFGQTLANLMPALLGIFGLVMVADAGANHIPDMVKYSFYIGAFAILASVLWTVYTTKEYPPEDLEAFRRENAEKGILHVFTEIWDALREMPTTMKQLWWVKFFTWFGLPLMWQYLSLAIARHAFNAPEANMPGFEAGNAWGGITFAAFNVSCFMISFFLPAIAKKITRRGTHALFLTIGGVGFFSMLLGNDKYVFLYGMILVGLAWGSILSMPYVLLSDSVSPKRMGVYMGIFNGFIVVPQIINMITIPFLYKTLLGSDPRNALVFAGVCLILAGVSSFFVTENQPQKSE
- a CDS encoding AAA family ATPase, with product MNPESSASNELIWDRRARFALWLMEHTKEPVFITGRAGTGKSTLLQYFRKSTAKRIAILAPTGLAAINVNGQTIHSFFRFPSRMITDDAIKRIWGNQVIRKIDTLVIDEVSMVRADLMDGIHKALQVNRKNDLLFGGVQVVFFGDLFQLPPVVSRAEESLMQAHYSSPYFFSAKVFQEVKPIQIELTTVHRQKEASFLELLNQVREDRLSESGLGRLNERAINTKPPDDYLVLTTVNEKARRINEERLKSLGGPPFTYVAHTDGDFNQRDFPTESELTLKVGARVMFLRNDPDGLFVNGTLGTVEYLHGEIIRIETDAGDQVEVSPEKWENMRYYFDAEENKIMSETVGTFTQYPLKLAYAITIHKSQGQTFDKVAIDLDRGAFTHGQTYVALSRCRTFEGILLTRPIRPLDVLFDPIVYEAIHAFQPGNRIYQDYLERFKEAKNQLIQGNSAYLVSNRLRLPLATVQKMALELPTST
- a CDS encoding ACT domain-containing protein — translated: MEVRTPIMLRLLIGHYVVAQFPPSWRPDNALWSNKGVISLTATPDEWSLICTEEAVPVGGLLEHGWRLFEFVGPFAFNETGILSAVLSPLAKARISIMAFSTYNTDYLLVKAKNLAECVQVFEKTEFIKLKMLPE